A single genomic interval of Luteolibacter arcticus harbors:
- a CDS encoding beta strand repeat-containing protein — MKKTPRFIHLSVLLGSVVFQAHAESAAGAWANATSGGTWSEPTNWSGSISADGAGFTADFSAIDITADNTVHLDSARTIGSLSFGDTDPLTAAGWILDNNATPGNVLTLEGGTPTIAVNALGTGKNAAVTAELAGTAGLTKAGPGMLALNAANTYSGGTTIQAGTLAISHLGALGTGDVALGNNTTLQVNTTGNLTGANTLTVASGNSALIDFVGSGARALGTGNINLDGTLRVTRTATGSGGVNFTGALVGAGTLEVGNTQSGTAVGVSPNQGRFNITNANAYAAFTGSVHVLEGGNLTLFNGTLNGQDATVDAGGYLTIVNSNSTSIGALNGGGFITRNSGTGTTATLTVGSGSFSGVIAQNLVGAIGAVAVTKTSAGTLTLSGASTYSGATTVSAGTLKAGGPSVGGTSGPFGNGSTVTLADVAGATLNITGFATDIGSLAGGGTTGGNVVLGAATLTTGRNNASTSYAGVISGTGGLIKIGTGVLTLTGTNSFSGTTSIDAGTLRVNASSALGTSASLRSSSGSASTVFASVDATALTISKGFYQELAGGSITFGDGTGTGNLTFTGNLERGTGATNRTVNVAGTTSVTFNGNIVNTALSTNATTFLKGGSGTLVIKGTGNSEIGYSAVTATGGTLAATKLANIGSNSSIGRASAASATGLFTLDGGATLALVDGGSSSSTDRPLQIGRTAAGGAGIIANNATSNTLEFSNSGDITYGTTNLTRSLTLGGSNTGANTFAPVIGDNGTGVVSFSKAGAGTWALTGINTYTGPTTINAGTLLANNASGSATGTNTVTVKSTGTLGGTGAVAGPVVLESGAALAPGTSIESLATGDLTLPVGATLFAQIDSSGTPSADVVNVTGNVTLGGTLAVTDIAGTPAAVTLGTKLTLITYSGTLGGTFSGLAEGATVNVGINSFKIRYADSNAVTLEAVTPAGGYSSWASTNAPGQTDDQDYDGDGVANGVEYVLGGLANTNDLSKLPTISIEAGNLVFTFLRDQDSKTLDATVFIDVGTTLATWPLNFTVGNNTAGSTTGVTVTDNLNGTDTVKLTIAQAPDTKKFARLRVEIAP, encoded by the coding sequence GTGAAAAAAACTCCACGTTTCATCCATCTCAGCGTCCTGCTCGGATCCGTTGTTTTCCAAGCCCATGCGGAAAGCGCTGCGGGGGCTTGGGCCAATGCCACCAGCGGTGGTACCTGGAGTGAGCCCACCAACTGGTCGGGTTCCATCAGCGCCGACGGCGCGGGTTTCACCGCGGACTTTAGCGCCATCGATATCACAGCGGACAATACGGTCCATCTGGATTCCGCGCGAACCATTGGCAGCCTGAGCTTTGGGGACACCGACCCTCTCACCGCTGCCGGATGGATCCTCGATAACAATGCCACGCCCGGCAACGTGCTCACGCTGGAAGGTGGCACGCCGACCATCGCCGTCAACGCACTGGGAACTGGCAAGAACGCCGCCGTCACCGCGGAGCTCGCGGGAACTGCGGGCCTTACCAAAGCGGGCCCCGGCATGCTGGCGCTCAATGCGGCGAACACCTACAGCGGCGGCACCACCATCCAAGCCGGCACCCTGGCGATTTCCCACCTCGGTGCCTTGGGAACCGGTGACGTCGCGCTCGGGAACAATACCACCCTACAGGTCAACACCACCGGCAACCTCACCGGAGCCAACACCCTCACCGTGGCTTCGGGGAATAGCGCGCTGATCGATTTCGTCGGGAGTGGCGCTCGCGCGCTCGGCACGGGGAATATCAACCTGGATGGCACGCTGCGGGTCACACGCACCGCCACCGGTTCGGGGGGGGTGAACTTCACCGGAGCACTGGTCGGAGCCGGAACTCTCGAAGTTGGCAATACCCAGTCAGGAACTGCCGTGGGAGTGAGCCCAAACCAAGGCCGGTTCAACATCACCAATGCCAACGCCTATGCCGCTTTCACCGGTAGCGTCCACGTTCTCGAAGGTGGCAATCTGACACTTTTCAATGGTACGTTGAATGGCCAGGATGCCACGGTCGATGCGGGGGGCTACCTCACCATTGTCAACTCCAATTCGACGAGCATTGGGGCGCTGAATGGCGGTGGATTCATCACACGGAACAGTGGCACCGGTACCACGGCTACCTTGACGGTCGGCAGCGGTTCGTTCTCGGGTGTGATTGCGCAAAATTTGGTCGGAGCCATCGGCGCGGTCGCAGTTACCAAGACGTCTGCCGGAACCCTCACCCTCAGCGGAGCCAGCACCTACAGCGGTGCTACCACGGTAAGTGCCGGCACCCTCAAGGCGGGCGGGCCCTCGGTGGGTGGCACGAGCGGTCCCTTTGGCAATGGATCCACGGTGACGTTGGCGGATGTGGCAGGAGCAACCCTGAATATCACGGGATTTGCGACCGATATCGGTTCTCTCGCCGGAGGCGGCACGACGGGCGGCAACGTTGTCTTGGGTGCGGCGACCCTGACGACGGGACGCAACAACGCTTCCACGAGCTACGCCGGCGTCATCTCCGGCACCGGCGGTTTGATCAAAATCGGCACCGGTGTGCTGACGCTCACCGGCACGAACAGCTTCAGTGGCACAACAAGCATCGATGCAGGGACCCTGCGCGTGAACGCCAGTTCGGCTCTGGGTACCAGCGCCTCGCTCCGCAGCAGCAGCGGGAGCGCAAGTACCGTCTTTGCCTCGGTGGATGCCACTGCGCTCACGATCAGCAAGGGATTTTATCAAGAGCTTGCCGGAGGCTCCATCACGTTCGGCGATGGTACCGGTACCGGCAACCTCACCTTCACGGGTAATTTGGAACGTGGGACGGGGGCGACCAATCGGACCGTCAATGTCGCAGGGACCACCTCTGTCACCTTCAATGGCAACATCGTTAATACTGCCCTCAGCACCAACGCCACGACTTTTCTCAAGGGCGGATCCGGCACGCTGGTGATCAAGGGAACGGGAAACAGCGAAATCGGTTACTCCGCCGTCACGGCCACCGGCGGCACGCTCGCCGCAACCAAGCTCGCCAACATTGGTTCCAACTCCTCAATTGGCAGGGCCTCTGCCGCGAGCGCCACGGGTCTCTTCACGCTCGATGGCGGCGCTACCCTCGCGCTGGTTGACGGCGGCTCGTCTTCATCCACCGATCGTCCGCTACAAATCGGCCGGACCGCCGCCGGTGGCGCGGGCATCATCGCCAACAACGCCACGAGCAACACGCTGGAATTTTCGAACTCCGGTGACATCACCTACGGCACGACGAACCTGACGCGTTCGCTCACCCTCGGCGGCTCCAATACCGGCGCGAACACCTTCGCTCCCGTCATTGGTGACAACGGCACCGGTGTGGTGTCCTTCTCCAAGGCCGGCGCGGGAACCTGGGCGCTCACCGGGATCAATACCTACACGGGACCCACCACCATCAATGCCGGCACGCTGCTGGCGAACAATGCCAGCGGTTCCGCCACCGGCACCAACACCGTTACCGTCAAGTCCACCGGCACCCTTGGCGGCACCGGCGCTGTGGCGGGACCCGTCGTCCTGGAATCCGGCGCCGCGCTCGCCCCGGGGACCTCGATCGAGTCGCTCGCAACGGGCGACCTCACGCTGCCAGTCGGTGCCACGCTTTTTGCCCAGATCGACTCGTCCGGAACGCCATCCGCGGACGTGGTGAATGTCACGGGTAATGTCACCTTGGGCGGCACGCTTGCGGTCACGGACATCGCCGGCACTCCGGCGGCTGTTACGCTTGGCACCAAGCTAACCCTCATCACCTACAGCGGCACGCTCGGCGGCACCTTCAGCGGCTTGGCGGAGGGCGCCACGGTGAATGTCGGCATCAACAGTTTCAAGATCCGCTACGCCGACAGCAATGCGGTGACCTTGGAAGCCGTCACTCCTGCGGGTGGCTACAGCTCGTGGGCGAGCACCAACGCACCCGGGCAAACCGACGATCAGGATTACGACGGCGACGGGGTTGCCAACGGCGTCGAGTATGTCCTCGGTGGACTGGCGAACACCAACGATCTTAGCAAACTGCCAACCATTTCGATCGAGGCGGGCAACCTTGTCTTCACCTTTCTGCGCGATCAGGATTCTAAGACCCTGGACGCTACAGTCTTTATCGACGTCGGGACCACGCTCGCGACCTGGCCGCTGAACTTCACCGTCGGCAACAACACCGCCGGCTCCACGACCGGGGTAACCGTGACTGACAATCTCAACGGCACCGACACGGTAAAGTTGACGATTGCCCAAGCTCCAGACACGAAGAAATTCGCCCGCCTGCGGGTGGAGATCGCGCCCTGA